Proteins from a single region of Sphingopyxis sp. BSN-002:
- the tsaE gene encoding tRNA (adenosine(37)-N6)-threonylcarbamoyltransferase complex ATPase subunit type 1 TsaE codes for MNFRADYSLEEAGRIGEAIGAALMPGDVVLLSGDLGAGKTTLARAILKQRGLAGEAPSPTFAIVQPYAPPEVDLAIAHVDLYRIEEEDELIELGLDDYLYDGALLIEWPERLGAQGWPEALTLRISGEGDARVLTAEVPAAWEARWPLR; via the coding sequence GTGAATTTCCGTGCCGATTATTCGCTGGAGGAGGCCGGACGGATCGGCGAGGCGATCGGCGCGGCGCTGATGCCCGGGGACGTTGTGCTGCTATCGGGCGATCTGGGGGCGGGCAAGACCACGCTGGCGCGCGCGATCCTGAAACAGCGCGGGCTTGCCGGCGAAGCGCCGAGCCCGACTTTCGCGATCGTCCAGCCCTATGCGCCGCCCGAGGTCGATCTGGCGATCGCACATGTCGATCTCTACCGCATCGAGGAAGAGGACGAGCTGATCGAACTCGGGCTCGACGATTATCTCTATGACGGCGCGTTGCTGATCGAATGGCCCGAGCGACTTGGTGCGCAGGGCTGGCCCGAGGCGTTGACCTTGCGGATTTCGGGTGAAGGCGACGCGCGCGTCTTGACAGCCGAAGTGCCGGCGGCTTGGGAAGCGCGATGGCCGCTCCGATGA
- a CDS encoding nucleotidyltransferase family protein, giving the protein MTAKIESAMVMAAGIGKRMRPLTATRPKPLVRVAGKALIDHSLDRIEAAGIGHVVVNVHYLADALEAHLAAQKRSFTIAVSDERTQLLETGGGMMKALPLLTGDPILIVNSDNIWTDGPQDSIANLARHWDDTKMDALLLVIRQASAAGHGGKGDFHMDPNGQLSRRKPGRIAPFVYTGIQLVSRRLLVDAPEAAFSTNIFWDRAIAAGRLYGLSHMGQWFDVGTPAAIAPTEAALTDG; this is encoded by the coding sequence GTGACGGCGAAGATCGAAAGCGCGATGGTGATGGCGGCGGGGATCGGCAAGCGGATGCGCCCGCTGACCGCGACGCGGCCGAAGCCGTTGGTGCGCGTCGCGGGCAAGGCGCTGATCGATCACAGCCTCGACCGGATCGAGGCGGCGGGTATCGGCCATGTCGTCGTCAACGTCCATTATCTCGCCGACGCGCTCGAAGCGCATCTGGCGGCGCAGAAGCGCAGCTTCACGATCGCGGTGTCGGACGAGCGGACGCAATTGCTCGAAACCGGCGGCGGGATGATGAAGGCGCTGCCGCTGCTCACCGGCGACCCGATCCTGATCGTCAACAGCGACAATATCTGGACCGACGGGCCGCAGGACAGCATCGCCAACCTCGCCCGGCACTGGGACGATACGAAGATGGACGCGCTGCTGCTGGTCATCCGGCAGGCGAGCGCGGCAGGGCACGGCGGCAAGGGCGATTTCCATATGGATCCCAACGGCCAATTGTCGCGGCGCAAGCCGGGGCGGATCGCGCCCTTCGTCTATACCGGCATCCAGCTCGTGTCGCGGCGGCTGCTCGTCGATGCGCCCGAGGCGGCCTTTTCGACCAATATCTTCTGGGACCGCGCGATCGCCGCGGGACGGCTCTATGGCCTGTCGCATATGGGGCAGTGGTTCGATGTCGGGACGCCTGCGGCGATTGCGCCGACCGAAGCCGCGCTGACGGATGGCTGA
- a CDS encoding phosphotransferase produces MAAPMIPPAHAPAFLAAHGWGDARILPLAGDASFRRYFRVVDGDRQAVLMDAPPPHEDPRPFIAIAEFLCDQGLNAPTIIARDLEQGLLLIEDFGDVRLRETVDEALHKEADYYAGVTDLLVHLHARPAMAGLPVHGLEQWLDEVMLFTDWYCPALDLEVDRDGFGAAWEAALAPVESDGLPRVTVLRDFHAENIMLVQGQDGIAHYGLLDFQDALVGHPAYDLASVLEDARRDVTPSVEAAMLDRYVAATGQGETYRNAYWALAAQRNTRILGVFVRLWKRDGKPGYRQFQPRMWGLLERDLQHPALVPVRQWFDANVPVSKRAEAWL; encoded by the coding sequence ATGGCCGCTCCGATGATTCCGCCCGCCCACGCCCCGGCGTTCCTCGCCGCTCATGGCTGGGGTGACGCCCGGATTTTGCCGCTCGCGGGGGACGCGTCCTTCCGCCGTTATTTCCGCGTCGTCGACGGCGACCGGCAGGCGGTGCTGATGGACGCGCCGCCGCCGCACGAGGACCCGCGTCCGTTCATCGCGATTGCGGAATTCCTGTGCGACCAGGGGCTGAACGCGCCGACGATCATCGCGCGCGACCTCGAGCAGGGGCTGCTGCTGATCGAGGATTTCGGCGATGTGCGGCTGCGCGAAACGGTCGACGAAGCGCTGCACAAGGAAGCCGACTATTATGCCGGCGTGACCGACCTGCTGGTTCACCTGCATGCGCGTCCGGCGATGGCGGGGCTGCCGGTACACGGGCTCGAACAGTGGCTCGATGAAGTGATGCTGTTCACCGACTGGTATTGTCCGGCGCTCGATCTGGAGGTCGACCGCGACGGGTTCGGCGCGGCGTGGGAAGCGGCACTGGCGCCGGTCGAAAGCGACGGTCTGCCGCGCGTCACGGTACTCCGCGATTTCCATGCCGAGAATATCATGCTGGTGCAGGGGCAGGACGGGATCGCGCATTACGGCCTGCTCGATTTTCAGGACGCGCTCGTCGGACATCCGGCCTATGATCTCGCCTCGGTGCTTGAAGACGCGCGGCGCGACGTGACGCCGAGCGTCGAGGCGGCGATGCTCGACCGCTATGTCGCGGCGACGGGGCAGGGCGAGACGTACCGCAACGCCTATTGGGCGCTCGCGGCGCAGCGCAACACGCGCATCCTCGGCGTCTTCGTCCGGCTGTGGAAGCGCGACGGCAAGCCCGGATACCGCCAGTTCCAGCCGCGGATGTGGGGGCTGCTCGAACGCGATTTGCAGCATCCGGCGCTTGTCCCCGTTCGGCAATGGTTTGACGCCAATGTCCCCGTTTCGAAACGGGCGGAGGCTTGGTTGTGA
- a CDS encoding TonB-dependent receptor: protein MKMIQGTALRARRQLGLASLSALAVMLAAPAHAQDEVQGDQQADETADSADTGEAIIVTGSRIRRPNLESQVPVVSVGGEEFFQQGRTSIGDVLNDLPSLRSTIGQSNSTRFLGTSGLNILDLRGLGTQRTLVLQNGRRHVGSDILSNAVSVDTNQIPTDLIERVDIVTGGSSAIYGSDAIAGVVNFVLKRDFDGLQIRGQSGISQHGDAGQYYVSGVWGTNFAEGRGNVAVNVEYARQEDWYASQRKSYRTQNTFVQVDSDPSGLTNGSDGIPDSVFTRDVRSGLYSNGGTFLGCCDASGNYLQPYLFRPDGTLTPQTGDFIGVQAYPTVVGGDGNNFRDGTQTGFSPALDRVSVNLIGHFTVSDAFEPFIEAKYVRTNSLGNASGPFFFSGGTTGSPREVFNTDNPYLNPQARQFLLDYYGSATDVPFYFQKNVVDLGNREEKAQRETFRIVAGARGTFNDDWTYEVSGNYGEFTESTRILGNLNVQRFLLAIDAVDQGLFQNGVANGNIVCRAQVDPTAAIAFEGARLPAYAQAQLANDVAACKPANMFGEGNISQDAKNYMIQDTVSRGKITQLVFSGFLSGDSSQWFELPGGPVGFAIGAEYRRETNDYTQDPLVDAGLTFYNAIPTFNPPAFEVKEIYGELRVPILANMPFFHELTLTGAGRIADYKGKTGTVYAYNGGVEWSPIEDIRFRAQYARSVRAPNLTELYTPAGQNFAPGFADPCDVNNIGDAPNRAANCAAAGIPNGTAIPYLQSLPYLSGGNPDLDAEKSDSWTIGGVFQPRFLPGFSASVDYYNITVNNVIVPLDAQTIVDACYDSESTVNSFCGLFTRNGNGTGPNQEAPYQIISNSLLSGPVNFAKLKVRGIDVEAAYRKNFGNFSLNTRIQYTHVLQNDNFLDPLFPTVADRVRYELGDPADAFNWNVELKHGKVTFGYQMRYIGKMTPGAVENIQSVQGRPPENEDAFDIRYYPDVIYHDLRLQVDVNDKFNAYFGVDNVGNRLPPYGLTGIGGGSGIYNNIGRFFYAGAVAKF, encoded by the coding sequence ATGAAAATGATTCAAGGGACTGCGCTTCGGGCGCGGCGGCAACTCGGTTTGGCAAGCCTTTCGGCACTCGCGGTCATGCTCGCGGCGCCGGCACACGCACAGGACGAGGTGCAGGGCGACCAGCAGGCGGACGAAACCGCGGACAGCGCCGACACCGGCGAAGCGATCATCGTCACCGGTTCGCGCATTCGCAGGCCCAACCTTGAATCGCAGGTTCCCGTCGTATCCGTCGGCGGCGAGGAGTTCTTCCAGCAGGGCCGCACCTCGATCGGCGACGTTCTCAACGACCTGCCGTCGCTGCGCAGCACGATCGGCCAGTCGAACTCGACGCGCTTCCTCGGCACCTCGGGTCTCAACATCCTCGACCTTCGCGGCCTCGGCACCCAGCGCACGCTCGTGCTGCAGAACGGCCGCCGTCACGTCGGTTCGGACATCCTCAGCAACGCGGTCTCGGTCGATACCAACCAGATCCCGACCGACCTCATCGAACGCGTCGACATCGTCACGGGCGGCAGCTCGGCCATCTATGGTTCGGACGCGATCGCGGGCGTCGTCAACTTCGTGCTGAAGCGCGACTTCGACGGCCTCCAGATCCGCGGCCAGTCGGGCATCAGCCAGCATGGCGACGCCGGCCAATATTATGTCAGCGGCGTGTGGGGCACCAACTTCGCCGAGGGCCGCGGCAACGTGGCGGTCAACGTCGAATATGCCCGCCAGGAAGACTGGTACGCCTCGCAGCGCAAGTCGTATCGCACCCAGAACACCTTCGTCCAGGTCGACAGCGATCCGTCGGGCCTGACCAACGGCAGCGACGGCATCCCCGACTCGGTCTTCACGCGCGATGTTCGCAGCGGCCTCTATTCGAACGGCGGCACGTTCCTCGGCTGCTGCGATGCGAGCGGCAATTATCTGCAGCCCTATCTCTTCCGCCCCGATGGCACGCTGACGCCGCAGACCGGCGATTTCATCGGCGTCCAGGCCTATCCGACCGTGGTCGGCGGCGACGGCAACAATTTCCGCGACGGCACCCAGACGGGCTTCTCGCCGGCGCTCGACCGCGTCAGCGTCAACCTGATCGGTCACTTCACCGTCAGCGACGCCTTCGAGCCCTTCATCGAAGCGAAATATGTCCGGACCAATTCGCTCGGCAACGCCAGCGGCCCGTTCTTCTTCTCGGGCGGCACCACCGGCTCGCCGCGTGAAGTGTTCAACACCGACAACCCGTATCTGAACCCGCAGGCGCGCCAGTTCCTGCTCGACTATTACGGTTCGGCGACCGACGTGCCCTTCTATTTCCAGAAGAACGTCGTCGATCTCGGCAACCGCGAGGAAAAGGCGCAGCGCGAAACCTTCCGCATCGTCGCCGGTGCCCGCGGCACCTTCAACGACGACTGGACCTATGAAGTTTCGGGCAACTACGGCGAGTTCACCGAGTCGACCCGCATTCTCGGCAACCTGAACGTCCAGCGCTTCCTGCTGGCGATCGACGCGGTCGATCAGGGCCTGTTCCAGAATGGCGTCGCCAACGGCAATATCGTCTGCCGCGCGCAGGTCGATCCGACCGCCGCGATCGCGTTCGAAGGTGCACGCCTGCCCGCCTATGCGCAGGCCCAGCTCGCGAACGACGTCGCCGCCTGTAAGCCGGCGAACATGTTCGGCGAGGGCAATATCTCGCAAGACGCCAAGAACTACATGATCCAGGACACGGTCTCGCGCGGCAAGATCACGCAGCTCGTGTTCAGCGGCTTCCTCAGCGGCGATTCGAGCCAGTGGTTCGAACTGCCCGGCGGCCCTGTCGGCTTCGCGATCGGCGCCGAATATCGCCGCGAGACGAACGACTATACGCAGGATCCGCTCGTCGACGCGGGTCTGACCTTCTACAACGCGATCCCGACCTTCAACCCGCCGGCGTTCGAAGTGAAGGAAATCTATGGCGAACTTCGCGTCCCGATCCTCGCCAACATGCCCTTCTTCCACGAACTGACGCTCACCGGCGCCGGTCGTATCGCGGACTACAAGGGCAAGACCGGGACCGTGTACGCCTATAACGGCGGCGTCGAATGGTCGCCGATCGAGGATATCCGCTTCCGCGCGCAATATGCCCGTTCGGTGCGCGCACCGAACCTGACCGAGCTTTACACGCCTGCCGGTCAGAATTTCGCGCCGGGCTTCGCGGATCCGTGCGACGTCAACAATATCGGTGACGCGCCGAACCGTGCCGCCAACTGCGCCGCTGCGGGCATTCCGAACGGAACCGCGATCCCGTATCTGCAGTCGCTGCCGTACCTGTCGGGCGGCAACCCCGATCTGGATGCAGAAAAGTCCGATTCGTGGACGATCGGCGGCGTCTTCCAGCCGCGCTTCCTGCCCGGCTTCTCGGCGTCGGTCGACTATTACAACATCACAGTGAACAACGTGATCGTCCCGCTCGACGCGCAGACGATCGTCGATGCCTGCTATGATTCGGAATCGACCGTCAATTCCTTCTGCGGCCTTTTCACCCGCAACGGCAACGGCACCGGCCCGAACCAGGAGGCGCCGTACCAGATCATCTCGAACAGCCTGCTGTCGGGACCGGTCAACTTCGCGAAGCTGAAGGTTCGCGGGATCGACGTCGAAGCTGCCTATCGCAAGAATTTCGGCAACTTCTCGCTCAACACGCGCATCCAGTACACGCACGTTCTCCAGAACGACAATTTCCTCGATCCGCTCTTCCCGACCGTCGCCGACCGCGTGCGGTACGAGCTGGGCGATCCGGCGGATGCGTTCAACTGGAACGTCGAACTGAAGCACGGCAAGGTGACCTTCGGTTACCAGATGCGCTATATCGGCAAGATGACGCCGGGCGCGGTCGAGAACATCCAGTCGGTTCAGGGTCGCCCGCCGGAGAATGAGGATGCGTTCGACATCCGCTACTATCCGGACGTGATCTATCACGACCTGCGTCTGCAGGTTGATGTGAACGACAAGTTCAACGCCTATTTCGGCGTCGACAACGTCGGCAACCGCCTGCCCCCCTATGGCCTCACCGGCATCGGCGGCGGCAGCGGCATCTACAACAATATCGGCCGCTTCTTCTACGCGGGCGCCGTCGCCAAATTCTGA
- a CDS encoding PAS domain-containing sensor histidine kinase has protein sequence MTLSSGALFAVGLFVALWLLAGVWAVGRGIAMQRRSAFVAGQTERLASLVEASPQLPVIVRADWRIEASERLGRWLGLAQGPRNFDELRGLDAGLDPAGHEQLRQAILGAQRGAKPFVLSVRPQGSSRTIVFHGAAAPPAVGGPGSVLLWMSDATDGQQSLAQARHERDEAMAAFEALSGLIEAAPFPMWFRESDMRLALVNNAYVRAVEAKSAGTVIEGGIELCEPIAGVSASDAAEAARAAGSAQQRTVPVTIEGERRIMRVVDVPLAPEGGRVIGIAGYAIDIQELESERGAHRRFVNTQRELLDRLSAAVAQFGPDQGLVFANQPFRRLFDLSAEDVSEARPFARLLDLWREGGRTPEVRDYPEWRQAHVDWFARAEASEEEWLLRDGTHLHVVAQPTPDGGLLLIAEDRTEQVQLAGARDTLLRVRTATFDNLFEAVAVFAPDGRLHLWNQRFRRLWNVEEHTLAAHPRVDVLMGGLADRLAKPNQISIVQEVIRAATLERTQRVGEVRFADGRHFDFASIPLPDGNALLIMLDITASRKMEGALRERNEALEAADKVKTAFLSRMSYELRTPLTSIGGFGEMLQAGYAGELPAPAKAYVDAIMDSVGVLGRQIDNVLDLAQGEAGTLAVERAPVDVRALLDKALAEARILADAEKMELASQLSATLGVIEGDASRLGRVIGGLLDNAIRFTAPVKRGSGRVLLHADGDDRGVEIVVSDNGPGMPEAVAAVTKGTQAGTQTGGIGLALARQLVAAHGGTMEVMSEKGQGTLVRVSLPRA, from the coding sequence ATGACCTTGTCGTCGGGGGCGCTCTTTGCCGTCGGGCTGTTCGTCGCGCTCTGGCTGCTCGCCGGGGTGTGGGCGGTCGGCCGCGGGATTGCGATGCAGCGCCGTTCGGCGTTCGTCGCCGGGCAGACCGAGCGGCTTGCCAGTCTGGTCGAGGCATCGCCGCAGCTGCCGGTGATCGTCCGCGCCGACTGGCGGATCGAGGCGAGCGAGCGGCTCGGACGCTGGCTCGGTCTGGCGCAGGGACCGCGCAATTTCGACGAATTGCGCGGGCTCGACGCGGGACTCGACCCGGCCGGGCACGAGCAGTTGCGACAGGCGATCCTCGGCGCGCAGCGCGGGGCAAAGCCTTTCGTCCTCAGCGTGAGGCCGCAGGGCAGCAGCCGGACGATCGTCTTTCACGGCGCCGCGGCACCGCCCGCGGTCGGCGGACCCGGCAGCGTCCTCCTCTGGATGAGCGACGCGACCGACGGGCAGCAGTCGCTGGCGCAGGCGCGGCACGAGCGCGACGAGGCGATGGCGGCGTTCGAGGCGCTGTCGGGTCTGATCGAGGCCGCGCCCTTCCCGATGTGGTTCCGCGAGAGCGACATGCGGCTCGCGCTCGTCAACAATGCCTATGTCCGCGCGGTCGAGGCGAAGAGCGCCGGGACGGTGATCGAGGGCGGGATCGAACTGTGCGAGCCGATCGCGGGGGTCAGCGCGAGCGATGCCGCCGAAGCGGCGCGCGCTGCGGGATCGGCGCAACAGCGAACCGTGCCCGTGACGATCGAGGGCGAGCGGCGAATCATGCGCGTCGTCGACGTTCCGCTGGCGCCCGAAGGTGGCCGCGTGATCGGGATCGCGGGCTATGCCATCGACATCCAGGAGCTCGAAAGCGAGCGCGGCGCGCATCGCCGCTTCGTCAACACCCAGCGCGAGCTGCTCGACCGGCTGTCGGCCGCGGTCGCGCAGTTCGGCCCCGATCAGGGGCTTGTCTTCGCGAACCAGCCGTTCCGGCGCCTGTTCGACCTGTCGGCGGAGGATGTGTCCGAGGCGCGCCCCTTTGCCCGGTTGCTCGACCTCTGGCGCGAGGGGGGACGGACCCCCGAGGTGCGCGACTATCCCGAATGGCGGCAGGCGCATGTCGACTGGTTCGCACGCGCCGAGGCGAGCGAGGAGGAGTGGCTGCTGCGCGACGGGACGCACCTGCACGTCGTCGCGCAGCCGACCCCCGATGGCGGCCTGCTGTTGATCGCCGAGGACCGCACCGAACAGGTACAGCTGGCCGGTGCGCGCGACACGTTGCTGCGGGTGCGCACGGCGACCTTCGACAATCTGTTCGAAGCGGTCGCGGTGTTCGCCCCCGACGGGCGTCTGCACCTGTGGAACCAGCGCTTCCGCCGGCTGTGGAATGTCGAGGAGCACACGCTCGCGGCGCATCCGCGCGTCGACGTGCTGATGGGCGGGCTCGCCGACCGGCTCGCCAAGCCCAACCAGATCAGCATCGTGCAGGAAGTGATCCGCGCCGCGACGCTGGAGCGCACGCAACGTGTCGGCGAGGTCCGCTTCGCCGACGGGCGTCATTTCGACTTTGCGTCGATCCCGCTGCCCGACGGCAATGCGCTGCTGATCATGCTCGACATCACCGCGAGCCGGAAGATGGAAGGCGCGCTGCGTGAACGCAACGAGGCGCTCGAGGCGGCCGACAAGGTCAAGACCGCTTTCCTCTCGCGCATGAGCTATGAACTTCGCACGCCGCTGACCTCGATCGGCGGCTTCGGAGAGATGCTGCAGGCGGGCTATGCGGGTGAACTGCCCGCGCCCGCCAAGGCGTATGTCGACGCGATCATGGATTCGGTCGGTGTGCTCGGGCGCCAGATCGACAATGTGCTCGACCTTGCGCAGGGCGAGGCGGGGACGCTTGCCGTCGAACGCGCGCCGGTCGACGTCCGCGCGCTGCTCGACAAGGCGCTCGCCGAAGCGAGAATCCTCGCCGATGCGGAGAAGATGGAGCTCGCCAGCCAGCTTTCGGCGACGCTTGGCGTGATCGAAGGCGATGCGTCGCGGCTGGGACGCGTGATCGGCGGACTGCTCGACAATGCGATCCGCTTCACTGCGCCGGTCAAGCGCGGCAGCGGGCGCGTGCTGCTCCACGCCGACGGCGATGACAGGGGGGTCGAGATCGTCGTTTCCGACAATGGCCCCGGGATGCCCGAAGCGGTCGCTGCGGTGACCAAGGGCACGCAGGCTGGCACCCAGACCGGCGGGATCGGGCTCGCGCTCGCGCGCCAGCTCGTCGCCGCGCACGGCGGAACGATGGAGGTGATGAGCGAGAAGGGGCAGGGGACGCTGGTGCGCGTGAGCCTGCCGCGCGCGTGA
- a CDS encoding sulfotransferase → MATDGVGTLEQALANGRGLLAHDPRGALEQAHAILTVDGRNYDALRLRAAALRRLGDSDGAERTERHALENFGQSRTLGAAAAALARGDLRAAEHMLRPHLAANPDEPGALIMLAELVNMLGGYAEAEALFRRALAIMPNFAEPRLGIATVLFRQGRPDASVVELQAILAADPGHEGATRQLANTLGHLARYDEALAVYERFLAAAEGSEAARVGYGHMLKTVGRTEEAIAAYRHVLSQRPEHGEVWWSLANLKTVRFDADDIRQMESGLGAPGQSPGDRAQLHFALGKALEDAGDHHAAFDHYASGNALVRAGMPYDAAAFGDDVSRTIAALPAGLFTARGHESEAPIFILGMPRAGSTLIEQILASHSQVEGTAELPYIPEIARELIVEMRQPFPELLAGLPDARLRELGQRYLDRARFHRSSDRPRFIDKMPNNWFDIGLILLALPYARIIDARRHPLDCGFSNFRQYFAQGQAFSYDLADMGNYYRDYVRLMAHIDAILPGRVHRVIHEELLADPEGETRRLLAALDLPFEENCLRFHENSRAVRTASSEQVRRPINRDGAGRWRAYEAWLGPLKDALGPALESYPDAPER, encoded by the coding sequence ATGGCGACCGACGGTGTCGGCACGCTCGAACAGGCGCTCGCCAACGGGCGCGGCCTGCTGGCGCACGACCCGCGCGGCGCGCTCGAACAGGCGCATGCGATCCTGACGGTCGATGGTCGCAACTATGATGCGCTGCGCCTGCGTGCCGCCGCGCTGCGCCGCCTCGGCGACAGCGACGGCGCCGAGCGTACCGAACGCCACGCGCTCGAGAATTTCGGCCAGAGCCGCACGCTCGGTGCCGCGGCGGCGGCGCTGGCGCGCGGTGACCTCCGCGCGGCGGAGCATATGCTGCGCCCGCATCTCGCGGCGAACCCCGACGAACCGGGCGCGCTGATCATGCTGGCCGAACTCGTCAACATGCTCGGCGGCTACGCCGAGGCCGAGGCGCTGTTCCGCCGCGCGCTCGCGATCATGCCGAATTTCGCGGAGCCGCGGCTCGGCATCGCAACGGTGCTGTTCCGTCAGGGACGGCCCGACGCCTCGGTTGTCGAGCTTCAGGCCATCCTCGCAGCCGACCCCGGCCATGAGGGGGCCACGCGTCAGCTTGCCAACACGCTGGGGCACCTCGCCCGCTATGACGAGGCGCTCGCCGTGTACGAACGCTTCCTCGCCGCGGCGGAGGGCAGCGAAGCCGCGCGCGTCGGCTACGGCCATATGCTGAAGACCGTCGGACGCACTGAAGAGGCCATTGCGGCGTACCGGCATGTCCTGTCGCAGCGCCCGGAGCACGGGGAGGTCTGGTGGAGCCTTGCCAATCTGAAGACCGTGCGCTTCGATGCAGACGATATCCGACAGATGGAATCCGGGCTCGGCGCCCCAGGACAATCGCCGGGCGACCGCGCCCAGCTGCATTTCGCGCTGGGCAAGGCGCTCGAGGATGCGGGCGACCACCACGCCGCCTTCGACCATTATGCCAGCGGCAATGCCCTCGTCCGTGCCGGAATGCCCTACGACGCCGCAGCATTTGGCGACGATGTTTCCCGGACGATTGCGGCGCTGCCCGCAGGGCTGTTCACGGCACGAGGCCACGAAAGTGAGGCGCCGATCTTCATTCTCGGCATGCCGCGCGCGGGATCGACGCTGATCGAGCAGATCCTCGCGAGCCATTCACAGGTCGAGGGAACCGCCGAGCTTCCCTATATTCCGGAGATCGCGCGCGAACTGATCGTCGAGATGCGCCAGCCCTTTCCCGAATTGCTCGCAGGGCTGCCCGATGCGCGCCTGAGGGAATTGGGGCAGCGCTACCTCGACCGCGCGCGTTTCCACCGGAGTTCGGACCGCCCGCGCTTCATCGACAAGATGCCGAACAACTGGTTCGACATCGGCCTGATTCTGCTGGCTTTACCCTACGCCCGGATCATCGACGCGCGGCGGCATCCGCTCGATTGCGGCTTCTCGAACTTCAGGCAATATTTCGCGCAGGGGCAGGCCTTTTCCTACGACCTTGCCGACATGGGGAATTACTACCGCGACTATGTGCGGCTGATGGCGCATATCGACGCCATATTGCCGGGCCGCGTGCACCGCGTGATCCACGAAGAGTTGCTCGCCGATCCCGAAGGCGAGACGCGCCGCCTGCTCGCGGCGCTCGACCTGCCGTTCGAGGAAAATTGCCTGCGCTTCCACGAAAACAGCCGCGCGGTGCGGACGGCGAGTTCGGAGCAGGTGCGCCGCCCGATCAATCGCGACGGCGCCGGGCGCTGGCGCGCCTATGAGGCATGGCTCGGCCCGCTGAAGGATGCCCTGGGGCCGGCGCTCGAAAGCTATCCGGACGCACCGGAACGCTGA